The region cgtccccgtccccctaCCGCCCACCCTCGGGGCCCTGCCCCGGCCGtcccccccgagcccccggcAGCGGTGGCTACTCACATCACTCCCGGGtgggcacagctgctgctggtgacGTAGGCGGAGGCGATGAGGCTCCGCGGGACGGGGCGTTGCTGGTAGCTGAAGCAGCAGGTGGTGGGGACGCCGTCTGTGAGGgcagagggacagacagacagccccGGTGAGACCCCAGGCGGCAGCACAGGCTCTGGCCCCACCAGCGCTTGGCGTTCCCCAGGGGTCTGCCATCTCCCGTCCCCCGCCTTGTGGCATATTGCCTGGCGGCGGCCCCCCAGGAGGGCCCCGAGACCCCAAGCCCGAGCCCCAGCATTGGCGCTggtctcctgccccagccctccccacagccccaggtcCCCGCTGACGGGGATGGGGCTCTCCGGCCACCACGGTGGCAGCTCCCGTGCCGCGGTGGCACACGCAGCCCCGGGGGGACGCGGCGACGCCGGACTCACCGAGATGGGCCTGGGATGGGGAGCAGGTGGCCACGAGGAGGAGAGTGACCAGGGCGGCTGCGGGGACCTTCATGGCGCTGCGGGGGCTCAGGGATCCGCgagcggggctggagctgggggggctgcagggctctcCTCTGCACGATGCTCGGCCCCTCTGGCCGGGCCCTCCTTTTATCCCCGGCCACTGGGCGGGCACAGggtttcaaggaaagaaaatgagagcatCATACTGAGGAAATTATGTCAGGATCGCCCAGATTTGCTGAgctggagaaggcagggaaaCCGCAGAAGGGGAAGCGCAGCCACGCGGCTGCGACTTTCGGATTCCATTTGGGTGCCCGTCGGGGACCCGGCGCAGCACAAACCCCCACGACACCCACCCTGCCGCTGCTGGAAGGAGCCCACCGGCCATCAGCCAGGCCGGGGCACGAAGCCCCGTGGCCACAGCCCtgagggcaatcccaagcaggTGGCCGTGGAGCGACACCAGCGAGCTCCAGGCAGCCATTCCCTTTGCAagggccccagcagcagccctgtgccgggggctgcggagCTGCTCCGGGGACGGACAGCCCTGCCCGGCTCAGGGGCCGTGGCATGGACACCCCCAGGCACTGCCGCTATTGCTGGCCAAAAACCACTGCCAGGGGTCCAATCCCGGCTTAGCCCCGGTTTTGCCACAAATACCGCTGCTCACCCTGCTGCACCGCTCACAGCAGGGACACAGGGTCAGGTCCGTAATGATGCATTGCACATACATTCACCTGCCCCGATAGCACTGATTGCTGGTTGGACGTGTAAGAAAGGAAGGATCATGTAGGAACCACTGGGGGTCTCACATTTGTCCATTTTGCTAGTCATACGGACAGAACCAGTATTCTCCTGATGGAAAGGTTGCAGAGACATGGAGGACTGGATGGCCTGGACTCTGTTGCCCTGCtccggggctggaggagggggctcAGGCCAAATCTGAGCTTCccaccgtccctgtccccagggcaaACAGGGGTTTTTCACCTCTCCAAGGATTTTCATTTTGGCTGCAGTTTGCAGCCTCCTGACAGCCAAGTTGTTGCAATTACTGCTTGCCCGCTTCTTCCCAAGCAGGATAATTTCGTTCAATTTAAGCTCTCTCTCTACTGGCTTAGccccaaaaaagcaaataaatctaTGTCAGGAGACAGGGTATTAAgagtgggagctggagggaggagaggatgcCGCTGGTGCCCACTGAAATCAGCTCCTTGCAGCCTTGCGGATGAAGCCATGAAGAGATCGTAGCATGACCGAAAAGGGGCAGCATTTACAATCCCAGAGGGTGATTCCCAAAAGCCCCGGCCGGTGCGCACCCAGAAAGAAAGAGCTGCCGAACTCATTACtttctccttattttttctttttcccgcCTTGCCCTGATGCTGCCTGATGGTGCCACAAAAGGTTTgctgcccagctcccagctctCACACAACCCTCTCACCGCCTGCCTCCTGACCCTTAGCCTGACTAATTCCCGCCGCCCTGATTCATGGGAATAGTCTAACTCACCGAGATGCTGAGCGACGGCTGTGCCCGTCCTCCCACCCCCACCGCACGGCAGGGGCGACGCTCCCCATTCACGCCCAGGGATAAACCTCAGGGTGGCTGCAATGGCCATTTGCCCAGAAGACCTTCTCCTGCCAAACGGGAGCCTGTTTGAAGGATACATCTCTCCAAGCCAGCACCTGTTTGAGAGGAGGTCTAGGATCAGGAGAGAAGGTTGTGattgtttcttttagaaaagatggGACGGAGGTGAGAGCGGGTGTAAATCATCTCACTGGAGATGCTCAGGAGGAGCCAGGCAGCGCTGGCCGGGCCTCAGGGTGGTGGTATGAACAGAAACCACCCCTccagctcccttctccaactgCCCGTGTTTCTGTTTAAGC is a window of Larus michahellis chromosome 7, bLarMic1.1, whole genome shotgun sequence DNA encoding:
- the LOC141746759 gene encoding C-C motif chemokine 3-like, with amino-acid sequence MKVPAAALVTLLLVATCSPSQAHLDGVPTTCCFSYQQRPVPRSLIASAYVTSSSCAHPGVILVTKKKKKELCADPRAPWVQAHLKHFQTLQN